One stretch of Prunus persica cultivar Lovell chromosome G1, Prunus_persica_NCBIv2, whole genome shotgun sequence DNA includes these proteins:
- the LOC18790926 gene encoding protein FAR-RED ELONGATED HYPOCOTYL 3, whose product MDHQSVHGFDSDESDLDMHAETYENNEGMEDVLSENLDLCLDEKEGIAEPSADLPMNIEALEPNIGMEFNSRDEAREFYVAYGRRSGFTVRIHHNRRSRVNNQVIGQDFVCSKEGFRAKKYVHRKDRVLPPPPVTREGCQAMIRLALRDGLKWVVTKFVKEHNHKLMSPSKVPWRGSGKHLASEDEKDKRIRELSLELYNERQKCKRRCAAYEEQLNLILKDLEKHTEHMSKKVADIVQSIREIEEEQSEDSDSGWT is encoded by the exons ATGGATCACCAATCTGTTCATGGGTTTGATTCAGACGAAAGTGACTTAGATATGCATGCTGAAACCTATGAAAATAATGAAGGGATGGAAGATGTGCTTTCTGAGAACCTGGACTTGTGTTTAGATGAAAAGGAAGGGATAGCAGAACCATCAGCAGATCTGCCTATGAACATAGAAGCTTTAGAACCAAACATAGGCATGGAGTTCAACTCAAGAGATGAAGCAAGagaattttatgttgcatATGGCAGACGATCTGGTTTTACTGTACGGATACACCACAACCGTCGCTCACGAGTAAACAATCAGGTTATTGGTCAAGATTTTGTTTGCTCGAAAGAAGGCTTTCGTGCAAAAAAGTATGTACACAGAAAAGACAGAGTTCTTCCTCCACCGCCAGTAACCCGTGAGGGCTGTCAAGCTATGATAAGGCTAGCTTTAAGGGATGGACTAAAGTGGGTAgtcacaaaatttgttaaagaGCATAATCATAAACTAATGAGTCCCAGCAAGGTTCCATGGCGGGGATCAGGAAAGCACTTAGCAAGTGAG GATGAGAAGGATAAAAGAATCCGTGAACTATCCCTTGAGTTGTACAATGAGAGGCAAAAATGTAAGCGACGCTGCGCTGCATACGAAGAACagttaaatttgattttgaaagatTTGGAAAAACATACAGAGCACATGTCAAAAAAAGTGGCGGATATAGTTCAGAGCATAAGAGAGATTGAGGAGGAACAATCAGAGGACTCAGATAGCGGATGGACTTAG